One Saccharomycodes ludwigii strain NBRC 1722 chromosome VI, whole genome shotgun sequence DNA segment encodes these proteins:
- the DYN3 gene encoding dynein light intermediate chain (similar to Saccharomyces cerevisiae YMR299C | DYN3 | DYNein): MSKINFYKDIFLFGNNTSNINNNQQDTHTKQKGLETHHTWLISAHQIETIAWFLNLLAKSEKLETFKGQRIGYYQIRLKDDLKIDVFITRFPLASVEEKFLSFPQKLGTKFNRTILMLDWEHDNKFKWGSDMIKENKIKYATILMCNVSHAKYLERNKVEWNTQKMDFINQFIRLVALKNQVSLVYSLSLNNLDSLLELLLEKDSHNHNDPTVENFIDLDRLCILKGQDSISKIQMMDETFPVNDSLTDIVENRYEQIIPNENGELLKPGDISYVSEVRNKNIDENDDCRSVEDLLAFLYKEQKQK; the protein is encoded by the coding sequence atgagtaaaattaacttttataaagatatttttttgtttggtaATAATACCTCTAACATTAATAACAACCAACAAGATACTCACACTAAACAAAAAGGCCTAGAGACTCACCATACGTGGCTAATATCCGCACATCAGATCGAAACTATAGCATGGTTTTTGAATTTACTGGCCAAAAGCGAGAAATTAGAAACTTTTAAAGGCCAAAGAATTGGATATTATCAAATACGCCTAAAGGAcgatttaaaaattgatgTTTTTATAACTAGGTTTCCTTTAGCTTCTGTTGAAGAGAAATTTTTATCCTTCCCGCAGAAATTAGGCACTAAATTTAATAGAACTATTCTTATGTTAGACTGGGAACACGATAATAAGTTTAAATGGGGAAGTGATATgattaaagaaaacaaaataaaatatgcTACTATTCTTATGTGCAATGTGTCCCAtgcaaaatatttagaaaGGAATAAAGTTGAATGGAATACTCAAAAAATGGATTTTATTAATCAGTTTATAAGGTTGGTtgcattaaaaaatcagGTTTCACTGGTTTATTCACTGTCTTTGAACAATTTGGATTCTTTATTGGAACTACTGTTGGAAAAAGATTCGCATAATCATAATGATCCAACTGTGGAAAACTTTATTGATTTAGACAGGTTATGTATACTCAAGGGCCAAGATTCTATAAGTAAAATCCAAATGATGGATGAAACATTTCCGGTAAATGATTCTTTAACTGATATAGTGGAAAATAGATATGAACAAATAATTCCAAATGAGAATGGAGAATTGCTAAAACCCGGGGATATTTCATATGTTTCAGAAGTTAGGAATAAGaatattgatgaaaatgacGATTGTAGAAGTGTCGAAGATTTATTAGCATTTTTGTATAAAGagcaaaaacaaaaataa